The DNA region GGGAACCCGTTTTCCCATGGTTCTGAATCTTGTTACTCGTTCTGTCAGCGGTCCGCTTGATATCAGGGGCGATCATTCTGACCTTTATTATGCATTAAATACCGGCTGGGTTATTCTAACAGCTAAAACACCGCAAGCTGTTTATGATATGAATATCATGGCACTAAAAATTGCGGAACATTCAAAAGTTCGATTACCGGTTATTGTTGCTTATGATGGCTTCTTCACGTCTCATCAAAAACGTAAAGTTGAATACTTCAAAGATCGTAAAGTGGTTCAAGAATTTGTTGGTGAGTGCCCGACCGATTACAATTTTGCAAGGGATCTCAAAAAGCCAGTAACCATTGGGGCGCATATGAGCGGTGATGATTTTATCAATAATCATTTCCAACAATCTGAAGCAATCTATAATGCGGGTGAAGTTTTCAAGGAAGTTGCAGCTGAATATGCACTAGTTTCAGGAAGAGAATATCCTGTCCTGGATTTATATAAAATGGAGGATGCTGATGTTGCTGTATTTCTATTAAATTCAGCGGCAGAATCAGCAAAAGATGTTGTCGACCAGCTTCGTGCTAAAGGAATTAAAGCCGGAGTGATTAGTCCGAACATTATTCGCCCATTCCCTGCAAAGGAAATTCGTGAAGCTCTAAAAAATGTGAAAGCATTATTAGTTGGTGAACGTGCGGATTCTTATGGTGCAAATGGACCTAATTTAACACATGAGGTGAAATCTGCCCTCCAAGATGATAAGGACAACAAGACCATTGTCCTAAGCCGTGTATTCGGACTTGGAGGTAAGGATTTCTATGCAAGTGATGCACATAAGTTCTTTGAAATGGTCATTGAGGCGAAAGAAAAAGGCTTTGCGGAAAAGCCTTTTGATTACTATGGTCATATTCCAGGAAATCCTGAAAAAATCCTTAAGCCTGTCATTCTGCCGCAGCATGGTGATGTATATAAAACAGGGTTAATCGATGTAAAAATGGATGAAGTGACAAACAAATTAAAGGTAAAAATTCCGCCGCTTCGTGCTTTAACGGGAAAGCCAAAGAGAATTGCATCAGGGCACGGGGCTTGTCCAGGCTGTGGGATTTTTGCTGGTCTGGAATTATTCTTTAAAGGGATAGAAGGGGACATTGTTACACTTTTCCAAACAGGCTGTGCATACGTAACAACAACATCCTATCCAAGTACATCACATAAGCAAACGACGATACACAATTTGTTCCAAAATGGTGCTGCCACCTTATCTGGTACGCTTGAAGCATTTTTAGAGCTGCAAAGCCGCGGTGAAATTGATGTTGCCGACAATGCCACCTTTGTAATGATTACTGGTGATGGCGGTATGGATATTGGTATGGGTTCTGCCATTGGAACTGCACTTAGAGGACATAAGCTGATTATGCTAGAGTATGATAATGAAGGCTATATGAATACAGGCTCGCAAATGTCTTATTCTACTCCGATGGGTCATATGACTAGCACTTCAGGTGTCGGTAAAGCTCAAAAGGGTAAAGCCTTCCATCATAAAGACACAGCTCAAATTATGGCTGCAACAAATATGCCTTATGTGTTTACTGGTTCCGAGGCCTTCCCGCAGGACTTAGTGAAAAAGGGCGCAAAGGCTCAGTGGTATGCACAAAATGTCGGAACTGTTTACGGGAAAATTCTGATTACCTGTCCATTAAATTGGAAATCTGATGACCGCTATGGTACAAAAATATTAGAAGAAGCTGTAAATTCCTGCTTTTTCCCGCTCTATGAGATAGAGCAAGGGGTTACAACGATTACTTATAACCCTGAGGAAAAGAAAAAGCGTGTTCAGCTTGCTGATTGGTTAAAATACATGGGTAAGACAAAACACCTTCTAAAAGAGGAAAACAAATCAATTTTAGAAGAGTTTGAGGTAGAAGTGGAGAAACGCTGGTCACGTTTAAAAGCCAAGCACGAAAATCCATTATTATAAATGCATTAAAAAAGCAAAGCGCCTAAAAAAAACCGCTTTGCTTTTTTCGTCTTACTATTACTAACAGCGACAAAATCTTCATTTTTTTGCCACAAAAAGGAATATTATCATATAATGTAGAATATAGATTTATTATTATTGTTCTATTTTGGGATTTGCGGGGTGGCTGCAGGTGAAAGATCAAATGAATCAAAAAGTTGTATTGCATCTAGCGCAAGATCACGATAAAAATTATATAAATAAGAGAGAATTACAAGAAAGTGAAAGAAAGTATAGTCGGATATTTGAGCTTTCGATGGATGGTTTAATCTTATGGAATGATGATTATCGTATTGTGGATATTAATAGCATGGCTTCAAAAATGTTAGGTATGACAAAAGATAAGTTAATGGGTCACGCGATACTTGACTTGTTTGAGTCTCATAGAGAGAACCAGCAAGAAATAATTCGACATATTGAACAAGTAATTCATTGTGGAGACTTTGTTTCATCAATAAAAATTGAAACAAAGGATGGGATTGAAAAGTATTTTGATGTATCTACCAAAAGAGGCATGGTAGATGGCATAAATTTCACCATTATTAAGGATGTTACTGAGGCTGCTAAAATGCAGGAACAACTAAGAAATTCTGACCGATTGAATGTAATTGGTGAACTAGCTGCAGGGATTGCTCATGAAATTCGTAATCCGATGACAGCATTAAAAGGTTTTATTCAGCTGCTGGAAGGAAGCATAAAATCTGAACATGCCATGTATTATGAGGTAATTACCTCAGAATTAGCGAGAATTGACTCCATCATCAATGAATTTTTAATTTTGTCAAAACCAAAGGTAATTAGATTTCAAGAAATAAATGTAAATCAGATTATGAAGGAAACGCTGGATTTACTTAGTGCACAGGCAGTACTTTATAATGTTCAATTTACCGCAAACTATGAATCTCATTTACCGTATCTTTATTGTGAACCAAACCAGCTAAAAAAGGTATTTATCAATATAATAAAAAATGCCATTGAAGGTATGCCTGAAGGTGGAGAGATAACGATCACTCTAAAAAAGGATGAAAAAAATCAAATTATTATTTCTATTCAAGATGAAGGGATCGGGATGCCCAAGGATAAACTAAAAAAGCTTGGAGAACCGTTCTATACTACAAAAGAACGCGGCACTGGCCTCGGCTTAATGGTGAGCTTTAAAATTATTGATGAACATAAAGGCAATATTAAAGTTGAAAGTGAGGAAGGAAAAGGAACGACTTTCCATCTAACCTTGCCATTAGGACTTGATAGACTAATTGTCTAAAAAAGCAATCCAGCTGGATTGCCTTTTTAGAATATTTAGTTAATTATTTCTAACGGCTTCGACAAGCTTCTCTAATGTATTAATTTCAGTTCTCTTTTTTATTAGGACTTTTCCTAGCTCTAGTGATTTCTGTTTGGCGGTAAGACGTGATTGTTGGTTTGGTATTTGATCTAAATCGGCTACGTGGGCAAGACCAATGGTTCTGCGGATTAACTCGCAACCAGCAAATCCAACAGCATCCTCAAAATATTTCGATAATATAAAGTTTAAAAAGGTATTTGTACCTGCGAACTCCTCTTTATTTTCTGTCTTCCATAAGCGAGTATATTGTTCTTTAAAAATATTCCAGAACGTTTCAATATGCTGGATAATCAACGTTTCCTTCTCTTGATTTGCAATTAACTGAAAGGCAAGATTCGCAAATACTTGGCCGATATCGAAGCCAGCTGGCCCATAAAAGGCGAATTCCGGATCAATAACCTTTGTTTGGGACTCGCAGGCAAAAATACTTCCGGTGTGCAAGTCACCGTGAAGAAGTACCTCTGCCTCCGATAAGAAGCTTTTTTTCAATACAGTCACATGAAACTTTAGATCTTGATCTTGCCATAATTTTTCAACAGCAGGACGCAAGCTCTCCTCAAAGTCATTTGTTTCTGCATCGAAAAAAGGATCAGTAAAGATTAAGTCCTCGGTAATTTTGCATAGCTCAGGATTGATAAACCTTTGAACCTGTTCCTTTTTTAGCGATGGCCCGATGGCATAATCAGAAGTATAAAATAATGTTTTTGCTAAAAATTCGCCAAGATGCTTAGAAATTAACGGATAGGTCTCCCCGTTAATAAAGCCGGTTCTGGCGATGGAAAGATGAGAAAGGTCCTCCATGACCGTAATCGCCAGAACATCATCTGTATAATATACTTCCGGTACGAAATCTGGGGTAATATGGCCAAAGACCTTTAATGCATCTGCTTCAATTTTGGCTCTTTTGACTGTAAGCGGCCAGCTTTCGCCAACAACCTTTGCATAGGGAAGTGCCTGTTTAATAATAAGCCCTTTCCTTTGCTTGTTATCAATGATATGGAAAACAAGATTAAGATTTCCGTCACCAATTTCAGTACAAGTAAGCTCTGCATTCTCAGGTAAAATATTTAAGCTTTTTGCTAATGCCAACGCACTTGCTTCTGTTAATGGCTGGTATGTTTGGTTCTTTAATAGACTCATAATGATTTCCTCCTTGGTTTTAGAGGCTTTTGGTGCAGACAATAACACGAAAAAGCCTCTTTCGATAAGAAAGAGGCTAGAAGACGGTTGTGTCTGTCGCACCTCTCATCTCTCAAAAGGATGATTTCCTTTTGTTGGAATTAGCACCGTGCCTAGAAAGGGGAGAGTTCCCAGCGCTAAAAAAGCACCCATTAACAATGGCATTCTGGTCGGTTGCTGGGCTTCAAAGGGCCAATCCCTCAGCCAGCTCGTGATAAGAGTAAATGAAATTTATAATCTGCTAAGTATGATAACAGGATTAAATGAAAAGTGTCAATATTATTTGAAAATTAATTATAATATTCTGGTTTTCGATCTGTAAAAACCGGAATTTGTTTGCGAATATCCTTCACTAGGCCCAAATCAACCACTGCTGTTAGGATTTCCTCATTCTTACCTGCCTCTGCTATAACCTCGCCCCATGGGTCGATAATCATCGAGTGACCGGCAAACTCGTTGTTAGGGTCAGCTCCTGAACGATTGCAGGCAATAACATAACATTGATTTTCAATCGCTCTTGCTATTAGTAAAGCCCTCCAGTGTGCTAATCGAGGGGCAGGCCACTCGGCAACAACAAATAAAGCCTCTGCTCCCTGGGCGGTATGGGAGCGGATCCATTCTGGGAAGCGGATATCATAGCATATGACACCTGCAAACTGACAATCTGCAAGTTTAAATAAGCCTTTTTCAGTCCCAGCTTTCAAATGCAAATGTTCATCCATTAGTTTGAAAAGGTGAAGTTTATTATATTCATGTACTAGCTTCCCCTCTTTATTGATAATCAGCAAGGTATTCATTACACCAGTATCCACACGATTTGCGACGGAACCTCCAACCATATGCACATGGTATTTCTTTGCTGCCTTCTTTAGAAATTTAATCGTTTCCAGAGCATTCTTGTCTGCTATGGTATCAAGGCGTGTTAAATCATAACCTGTTGTCCATAATTCTGGCAAAACAATAATATCAGGCTTTTCGATAACAGCCTGTTCAATTAGTTTTTCTGCCAATTGATAGTTTTTACTAGAATCACCAAAGGCAATATCCATTTGAATACATGCAATTGTAAATTTCATTACACTTCTCCTCATTTTGAAAGTTCGGAATTTTTTCTTTACAAGCTCTTACTAAAGTTATATCATTTGTGATTAGAATTTCAATACAAAAATGAAAACAAAAAAAGCGGGTGAATACAATGAAACAATTCCAGCCATCGGAATTATTAAATAGTTTACCAAAACAATTTTTTGCCTCATTAGTAAAAAAGGTAGGACAGTTTGTGGATGAGGGTCATGATGTGATAAATCTTGGACAAGGTAATCCCGATCAGCCGACACCTGAACATATCGTTAGAAGTATTCAGGAAGCTGCAGCTAAACCTGTTAACCATAAATATTCTCCTTTTCAAGGGCAGAGGTACTTAAAACAAGCCGCAGCTGACTTTTATCAGCGTGAATATGGTGTAACGATTGATCCCAATTCAGAGGTCGCCATTTTGTTTGGGGGTAAGGCAGGCTTGGTAGAAATACCACAGTGTTTGTTAAATCCTGGTGATACGATGCTCGTACCGGATCCAGGTTATCCAGATTATTGGTCAGGGGTTGCCCTGGCGAAAGCGGAGATGGTAACCATGCCGTTACGAGAGCAAAATAATTTTCTACCAGACTTTAAAGAACTAAATTTAGAGACACTGGAAAAGGCAAAGTTAATGTATCTCAATTATCCAAATAACCCTACAGGGGCAACAGCAACGAAGGAATTCTTTGAGGAAACTGTTCTTCTTGCTAACCAAAATGATATATGTGTCGTCCATGATTTTGCTTATGGTGCCATTGGTTTTGATGGTGAAAGACCACTAAGCTTTTTACAGGTTAAAGGGGCAAAAGAGGTGGGGATTGAAATTTATACCTTATCTAAAACCTACAATATGGCAGGCTGGCGCGTTGGTTTTGCTATTGGCAACGCAAGTGTGATATCAGCAATTGAACTACTTCAAGATCATATGTATGTTAGTTTGTTTGGAGCGGTACAAGAGGCAGCCGCAACAGCGTTAACAGAGTCACAAGAGTGTGTTCACGAATTGAATGACCTTTATGAGCGGAGGAGGAATGTGTTGATTGATGGCCTTCAGGGTCTCGGTTGGCAGGTAACCGCACCAAAAGGTTCATTTTTTGCCTGGTTGAAGGTTCCAGCTGGGTTAACATCAGAGCAGTTCGCTGATATTCTTTTGGAGCAAGCTCATATTATGGTGGCTCCGGGGATTGGATTTGGTGAGTTTGGTGAAGGGTTTGTCCGAGTAGGCTTGCTATCGTCAGAGGAACGTTTAGAGGAAGCTGTAAGAAGAATAAGTAAGTTAGAAATTTTTAAAAAATAGATTGACAAACTATTTATTTCTTGCGATAATCCAAAATAATAGTTAAACAATGTGAATATATTGAATAATACAATCGTTTTCTTATTAAGAGCAGGCGGAGGGAAAAGCCCGATGAAGCCCGGCAACCGACTTAAACTAGTTTAAGCACGGTGCTAAATCTTGCAGCAAATTGGCTGAAAGATGAGAAGATGTTAGTTTGTGATGCTAACCTCTTCTTTTTGAAGAGGTTTTTTATGTTTTTTGAAAGGATGTTGATCATATATGTCTGAATTGATTGCTACATACTTAATACACGATGAAAAAAATCCAGAAAAAAAGGCAGAGGAAATTTCTTTAGGATTGACCGTCGGTTCATGGACGAATTTGCCAGAACTTGAGCAAAGTCAATTACGGAAGCATAAAGGCCGAGTCGTTTCGGTTGAGCGAATATCCTCAGAGGAAGAGGAGAGGTCGCTTCTTCGAATCGCCTACCCAGCAATAAATTTTTCAAATGACATTCCAGCTATATTGACAACTGTTTTTGGAAAATTGTCATTGGATGGGAAAATAAAATTAGTAGACTTAGAATTTGAAGCTGAATTAGCTGATCAGTTTCCTGGTCCAAAATTCGGCATCGATGGACTTAGAGATAGATTGGGAGTTTATCACCGTCCTCTCTTAATGAGTATCTTCAAAGGAGTACTGGGGAAAGACCTTGACTTTTTAATCAGTCAGCTCAAACAGCAAGCCTTGGGAGGAGTAGACTTTGTAAAGGATGATGAGATTCTCTTTGAAAATAATCTCACTCCGTTTGAAAAAAGAATCATCGCAGGGAAAAGCGCATTAAAGGATGTGTTTGAAGAAACCGGGCACCGTACCCTATATGCAGTTAACCTAACAGGAAGAACCTCACAATTGAAGGATCGAGCAAGGAAAGCTACTGAGCTTGGCGCTGACCTCCTTTTGTTCAATGTCTTTGCCTATGGATTGGATGTCCTTCAGGAATTACGGGAGGACGATGAGATTGCGTTACCGTTAATGGCCCATCCAGCTGTCAGCGGCGCATTGACGGCTTCATCCCATTACGGAATCTCCCATTCCTTGTTACTGGGTAAGCTACTCCGCTATGCAGGTGCAGATTTGTCATTATTCCCATCACCTTATGGGACAGTGGCGCTAGATAAACCAAAGGCATTGTCGATTTCAAGTGAATTAACAAAAAAGTCTAGTTTCAAGCAATCTTTTCCCGTCCCTTCTGCTGGGATTCATCCTGGATTAGTGCCGTTATTAATCCGTGACTTTGGAATTGATTCGGTTATTAATGCCGGAGGAGGCATCCATGGCCATCCAGATGGTGCTCGCGGTGGTGCTCTCGCCTTCCGTCAGGCGATAGAAACCAATCTGCAAGGGAAATCCTTGGCAGAGGGGGCATTAGGTTTTCCCGAACTAAATAAGGCACTTCAATTATGGGGAAATGCGGAGGTGACAGCATAAATGAAGAAGCCAGTTATTTATTGTGACTTTGACGGTACGATTACGGATAGTGATAACATCATCGCTATCATGAAAAAATTCGCCCCTCCTAATTGGGAAGTAGTGAAGGACCAAATTCTAACCCGCGAAATTTCAATAAGCGAAGGAGTCGGGAGATTATTTGCGGAATTATCAAGTGATAAAAAACAGGAAATCACCTCATTTGCAATAGAAAATGCAAGGATTCGAGACGGTTTTCCTGAATTTGTTGAATTTGCTCGTTCTGAAGGCATTCCACTTTATATTGTTAGTGGTGGAATTGATTTCTTTGTTTATCCCATCCTTGAAAATTATGGACCTTTTGATGGTGTCTATTGCAATCAAGCAGATTTTTCAGGAGAAACCATAAAGATTCTATGGCCATATGAATGCGATTCTTTATGTGAAAATAACTGCGGTTGCTGTAAACCGAGTATCATACGCAAACTGACAAAGGATGCGGACAGTTTTACCATTGTCATTGGTGATTCCGTAACGGATCTAGAGGCAGCAAAACTAGCAAACTTTGTACTTGCAAGGGATTTGCTTGAGGAAAAGTGTGTGGAATGGGGGATCAACCACCAGGGATTTAAAACCTTCTTTGATTGTATAGAAGCAATAAAAAATAGAATTGAGGTGAAGAAGCTAGCATGGTAACAGAAAAATGGAGGGAATTAGCAGATGTAAAGGATGAACTTGCACAGAGGGATTGGTTTATGGGCACAAGTGGGAACCTTGCCATTAAGGTTAGTGATAATCCGCTGCAATTCCTAGTTACTGCCAGTGGGAAAGATAAGCGTAAACGTACGGAGGAGGACTTTTTGTTAGTTGATGAATTCGGGCGTGCAGTGGAAGAAACTCATTTGAAGCCTTCAGCTGAAACACTTCTTCACGTTGAAATTTACCGTAAAACGCAAGCTGCTTGTAGCCTTCATGTGCATACAATTGACAATAATGTCATTTCCGAGGTCTATGGTGATCAAGGTGAAGTAACATTTAAAGGACAAGAATTAATTAAGGCATTTGGTATGTGGGAAGAAGACGCAATATTAAAAATTCCGATTATCAAAAACTTTGCTCATATTCCAACGCTTGCGCATGAGTTTTCTGAGCATATTTGTGGGGATTCTGGTGCGGTTTTAATCCGAAATCACGGTATTACCGTATGGGGGAGAAATGCATTTGAAGCAAAGAAAATTCTCGAAGCCTCTGAATTTTTATTTCGTTATCAACTACGATTAATAGAGCATAAACCATATCAACTGTTTAAGGTTGTTTAATTAGATTAAGGAGAGGAAGATAATAATGGCATACATTACATTTCAAAGCAGAGAAGAACAAATTCATAATCAAGAGGAAGTAGAAAGCTTTCTAAACAGTCAAGAAGTGATCTACGAAAAATGGGATATCACAAGGCTTCCTCAGGATTTAGTTGAAAAGTATTCTTTAAGTGATGAGGAAAAAGAAGAGATCCTTCGTTCCTTTGCGGGTGAAATCGCAGATATTTCCGAACGCAGAGGCTATAAAGCCCAAGATGTGATTTCCTTATCTGAAAATACACCCAATCTAGATGTATTGCTGACAAATTTTAAAAATGAGCATCATCATACAGATGATGAAGTCCGATTCATTGTTAGTGGTCATGGTGTGTTTGTCATACAAGGAAAAGATGGTGAGTTTTTTGAGGTCCATCTAGTACCTGGTGATTTAATATCTGTACCGGAAAATATAAGACACTATTTTACCCTAGAAGAAGACAGAAAAGTTGTAGCTATTCGGATTTTTGTTACGACGGAGGGATGGGTACCAATTTACGAAAAACAAGAAATAAGTCTATAATTTTTGAAAAACTGGCAGCGAACTTGCATGCCGGTTTTTTGTATTTTTTGGGAAAAATATTTGAATGAAGCAGTATGATTTCAACAAAGAAATTTGTCACAAAAACTAGAAATCTCTTAAGAATGATGTCGAAAAACAATAGAAAATGCTTGTTTTGTCTACTTTTGCGAAACTGTTTACTTTTATACGAATTCTTGTAATAATCTTTCAAGTAGTCTATTTTTAGCGACTTAATGTATAAGAGTAAGGAGTAGGTGGAGAAAAGTGTACATGCATGAGAACGAACCTTCTGAGATGCTAGAAGCGATAAAGTCAAAAAGAGAATCAATGATCAATTGTGCGAACAAAAAAGGTTTTACTTGTGAGGAAACAATAAAATATAGTCAGGAACTTGATTTATTAATTAACGAATACCAAAAAGTAACCATGCATTCGAATGAAGAAGTGAAATTTGCCTTTAACAAAATGATTATGATTTGGCCAAAGGTTTGTCTGTGAGTATACCTAAAATAATGTCTAAAAGAGATCGATCAAGAATATCATCACTAATAGTCCGATAATAAAAGCATAAGTAGAAACTCGCTCATTGCCATCGCCATGGCTTTCTGGAATTAATTCTTTATAAATAATAAATAACATCGCACCCGAAGCAAAAGAAAGCCCATATGGGACAAGCCCCTTTACAAATGATGTCAAAGAATAACCAATTAGCGAAGTAACAATTTCAATTGCTCCCGTTAACGTAGCCAATATGAAGGCCTTAAATTTACTTATCTTTTGATTAATCAAAAAAAGTGCAACAAGAAGGCCTTCAGGCGCATTTTGGACACCGATGGCAAGCGCAATTAAGTTTCCAGTATCACCTGATTCTGAAGCATAACTAACCCCTACAGATAAGCCCTCAGGAATATTATGCAGTGTGATTGCTGAAATAATTAACAATGATTTTTCATCAAATTTTAATCCATACTGATTATGCTCTAAATCGAGATGTGGTATATTTTTCTCAAGAAGAGTTAATGCCATTACTCCTAAGGTTACTCCTATTGCCAATGAAACAAAGCCGCCAAGCCTCAGCGCCTCAGGTATAAGACCAATAGTTGAGGCAGCCATCATGATTCCTGCGCTAAAGGCCAATAATATATCTCTCCAACGGTGTGTGACGGATTGATTAATGAAAAGAATAATTAATGCCCCTGCACCTGTTGATAAAGCAGACAATACACTACCAAGAATTACTTCAATCATTTAAACCCCATACCTTTCAAAATTAATATAAAAATTCTACAATTATTGACAAAAACTGTGATTTTTATCATTGTATATATCTGAATTTTTCATATAGTTAAATTAGCCCTTTTTAAATAAATATTCTTTTAAATACTGATCTTTCTACAAAATGTCCTACTTCTAGACTTTACTTCTATCACGTAATTTATCAATTTAGAAAACAGAAAACTATCATTGTTGGTACTATGCTTGTGTTGCGATACATATATCGTAATAAAAGGCATTTTTTATAACCAAGGAGAGCAAACGCTTTCAAACACTTTTACGAAACCATAGGGGAGGGAAAGTCTTACATGCACATTGTCGTATGTGTCAAACAAGTACCAGATACAAAAATCATAAAAATTAATCCTAAGACAAACACACTAGACCGCCGCAGCGCACCAGCCATTTTAAACCCTTACGATGCACATGCCGTACAGGCAGCCGTGAAAATTAAAGAAAAAATTGGTGGTTCAATTTCCGTTTTGTCGATGGGTCCGCCACAAGCAACGGCTGTCATTAAGAAAAGTGTTGAAATTGGTGCAGATAAGGGATATTTGATTTCTGACAGAGCCTTTGCTGGAGCAGATACACTGGCAACAAGCTATGCGTTATCGAAAGCATTAGAAAGAATAAATAAGGAATGTCCTGTAGATTTAGTTATTTGCGGAAAACATGCGATTGATGGGGACACTGGTCAGGTTGGACCCGGCATTGCCAGAAGGATGGATATTCCTCCAGTCACAAATGTGATTGATGTTTCTGAAGTCAATTTAGAAGAGAAAACTGTATTAATCAAACGTAAATTGTCAAATGGTTATGAACTTATCCAAGCTGAATTACCATGCCTGTTAACGGTTGAAAAAGAGATAAATGATATCGAATACTCACCAATGACAAATATGATAAAAGCTGCACGCTATGAGCCAGTAATCTGGGCAGTTAGTGATTTAGAGGATGTTGATAAAACACAGCTTGGGCTTAAAGGTTCACCGACGATTGTCGGAAAAATGTTTACACCTCCAAGGGCAGAAGGCGGAAAAAAAATCGAGGGATCTGCTGACGAGCAAGTAAAACAGCTCATGGAAATCTTATTGGAGAATAGAGACGTATTAACGATTCAATCAACGAATCAATAACGGTACCTTACGAGGTGTGGAGGGGTTAACATGAATTTGGATGAATATCGCGGAGTTTGGATCTTTATCGAACAGAATGAAGGTAAGGTTGAAGGTGTTTCTCTTGAATTACTTGGTGAAGGCAGAAAACTGGCAGATAAATTAGAGGTACCTTTAGGCGGATTTTTGCTGGGGAGCGATGTGAAATCATTAGCAAATCAAGTTATTGCTTATGGCGCTGATGAAGTGTACATGGTCGATCACCCAGTGTTAAAGCAATACCGGACAGAGTCATATATGCAAGGGGTCATGCTGCTTGTTGAAAAATATAAGCCTGAAATCATTCTTTATGGCGCAACTCCAAATGGTAAAGACTTAGCAAGTGCGGTTGCTACAGATTTAGTAACCGGGCTGACAGCCGATACAACGATGCTTGATGTAGATGTCGAAAAACGCTTGCTTGAAGCAAGCCGTCCAGCATTTGGCGGTAATATTATGGCGACAATCCTTTGTAAGAAGCATCGACCGCAGATGGCAACGGTTAGACCAAAGGTAATGAAGGCACTAACACCAGACGCGAGCAGATTAGGGAAAATAATTGAAGAAAGTATCAGTCTAAAA from Neobacillus sp. FSL H8-0543 includes:
- a CDS encoding thiamine pyrophosphate-dependent enzyme, which gives rise to MAILEDKLTTQNKAEQVSTFESGNEMAAMAAAQINYHIMGYFPITPSTEVAQFLDQMKTRGEHDIKLIPADGEHGSAGICYGAAATGARVFNATSANGLLYMIEQLPVQSGTRFPMVLNLVTRSVSGPLDIRGDHSDLYYALNTGWVILTAKTPQAVYDMNIMALKIAEHSKVRLPVIVAYDGFFTSHQKRKVEYFKDRKVVQEFVGECPTDYNFARDLKKPVTIGAHMSGDDFINNHFQQSEAIYNAGEVFKEVAAEYALVSGREYPVLDLYKMEDADVAVFLLNSAAESAKDVVDQLRAKGIKAGVISPNIIRPFPAKEIREALKNVKALLVGERADSYGANGPNLTHEVKSALQDDKDNKTIVLSRVFGLGGKDFYASDAHKFFEMVIEAKEKGFAEKPFDYYGHIPGNPEKILKPVILPQHGDVYKTGLIDVKMDEVTNKLKVKIPPLRALTGKPKRIASGHGACPGCGIFAGLELFFKGIEGDIVTLFQTGCAYVTTTSYPSTSHKQTTIHNLFQNGAATLSGTLEAFLELQSRGEIDVADNATFVMITGDGGMDIGMGSAIGTALRGHKLIMLEYDNEGYMNTGSQMSYSTPMGHMTSTSGVGKAQKGKAFHHKDTAQIMAATNMPYVFTGSEAFPQDLVKKGAKAQWYAQNVGTVYGKILITCPLNWKSDDRYGTKILEEAVNSCFFPLYEIEQGVTTITYNPEEKKKRVQLADWLKYMGKTKHLLKEENKSILEEFEVEVEKRWSRLKAKHENPLL
- a CDS encoding ATP-binding protein, with product MNQKVVLHLAQDHDKNYINKRELQESERKYSRIFELSMDGLILWNDDYRIVDINSMASKMLGMTKDKLMGHAILDLFESHRENQQEIIRHIEQVIHCGDFVSSIKIETKDGIEKYFDVSTKRGMVDGINFTIIKDVTEAAKMQEQLRNSDRLNVIGELAAGIAHEIRNPMTALKGFIQLLEGSIKSEHAMYYEVITSELARIDSIINEFLILSKPKVIRFQEINVNQIMKETLDLLSAQAVLYNVQFTANYESHLPYLYCEPNQLKKVFINIIKNAIEGMPEGGEITITLKKDEKNQIIISIQDEGIGMPKDKLKKLGEPFYTTKERGTGLGLMVSFKIIDEHKGNIKVESEEGKGTTFHLTLPLGLDRLIV
- the mtnK gene encoding S-methyl-5-thioribose kinase, which gives rise to MSLLKNQTYQPLTEASALALAKSLNILPENAELTCTEIGDGNLNLVFHIIDNKQRKGLIIKQALPYAKVVGESWPLTVKRAKIEADALKVFGHITPDFVPEVYYTDDVLAITVMEDLSHLSIARTGFINGETYPLISKHLGEFLAKTLFYTSDYAIGPSLKKEQVQRFINPELCKITEDLIFTDPFFDAETNDFEESLRPAVEKLWQDQDLKFHVTVLKKSFLSEAEVLLHGDLHTGSIFACESQTKVIDPEFAFYGPAGFDIGQVFANLAFQLIANQEKETLIIQHIETFWNIFKEQYTRLWKTENKEEFAGTNTFLNFILSKYFEDAVGFAGCELIRRTIGLAHVADLDQIPNQQSRLTAKQKSLELGKVLIKKRTEINTLEKLVEAVRNN
- a CDS encoding carbon-nitrogen family hydrolase, with amino-acid sequence MKFTIACIQMDIAFGDSSKNYQLAEKLIEQAVIEKPDIIVLPELWTTGYDLTRLDTIADKNALETIKFLKKAAKKYHVHMVGGSVANRVDTGVMNTLLIINKEGKLVHEYNKLHLFKLMDEHLHLKAGTEKGLFKLADCQFAGVICYDIRFPEWIRSHTAQGAEALFVVAEWPAPRLAHWRALLIARAIENQCYVIACNRSGADPNNEFAGHSMIIDPWGEVIAEAGKNEEILTAVVDLGLVKDIRKQIPVFTDRKPEYYN
- a CDS encoding pyridoxal phosphate-dependent aminotransferase; this translates as MKQFQPSELLNSLPKQFFASLVKKVGQFVDEGHDVINLGQGNPDQPTPEHIVRSIQEAAAKPVNHKYSPFQGQRYLKQAAADFYQREYGVTIDPNSEVAILFGGKAGLVEIPQCLLNPGDTMLVPDPGYPDYWSGVALAKAEMVTMPLREQNNFLPDFKELNLETLEKAKLMYLNYPNNPTGATATKEFFEETVLLANQNDICVVHDFAYGAIGFDGERPLSFLQVKGAKEVGIEIYTLSKTYNMAGWRVGFAIGNASVISAIELLQDHMYVSLFGAVQEAAATALTESQECVHELNDLYERRRNVLIDGLQGLGWQVTAPKGSFFAWLKVPAGLTSEQFADILLEQAHIMVAPGIGFGEFGEGFVRVGLLSSEERLEEAVRRISKLEIFKK